A stretch of the Lolium perenne isolate Kyuss_39 chromosome 3, Kyuss_2.0, whole genome shotgun sequence genome encodes the following:
- the LOC127344047 gene encoding universal stress protein PHOS32, producing MAAANSSSPSAGGGGEVPSPALSPVRLAAAQAAAIQPSSPRYFFSSLAAAGATASSQRRIGIAVDLSDESAYAVRWAVQNYLRPGDAVVLLHVRPTSVLYGADWGSIPVSVATDADADADADAEEPPHSAEELQRKREEDFDAFTSTKSEDLAQPLVGAQIPFKIHVVKDHDMKERLCLEAERLGLCAMIMGSRGFGASRKGGKGRLGSVSDYCVHHCVCPVVVVRYPDDPAAAIAGEAAAAAAIPDELHTVPEDEPVYHDAPDAHKEN from the exons ATGGCGGCGGCCAACTCCTCCTCCCcgtcggccggcggcggcggcgaggtgcCCTCCCCGGCGCTGTCGCCGGTGCGGCTCGCGGCGGCGCAGGCGGCCGCGATCCAGCCCTCCTCGCCGCGCTACTTCTTCTCCTCCCTCGCCGCCGCGGGCGCCACCGCCTCCTCGCAGCGCCGCATCGGCATCGCCGTCGACCTCTCCGACGAGTCCGCCTACGCCGTGCGCTGGGCCGTGCAGAACTACCTGCGCCCGGGCGACGCCGTCGTGCTCCTGCACGTGCGCCCCACCTCCGTGCTCTACGGCGCCGACTGGGGCTCCATCCCCGTCTCCGTCGCCAccgacgccgacgccgacgccgacgccgacgccgagGAGCCCCCCCACTCCGCCGAGGAGCTGCAGAGGAAGCGGGAGGAGGACTTCGACGCCTTCACCTCCACCAAGTCCGAGGACCTCGCGCAGCCGCTCGTGGGCGCGCAGATCCCCTTCAAGATCCACGTCGTCAAGGACCACGACATGAAGGAGCGCCTCTGCCTCGAGGCCGAGCGCCTGGGACTCTGCGCCATGATCATGGGCAGCCGCGGGTTCGGCGCCTCGCGCAAGGGAGGGAAGGGCAGGCTCGGGAGCGTCAGCGATTACTGCGTGCATCACTGTGTCTGCCCCGTCGTGGTCGTTCGCTACCCGGACGATCCTGCTGCAGCTATCGCCGGGgaagcagcagcagcggcagcaaTACCAGATGAGCTGCACACTGTGCCCGAGGATGAGCCTGTGTATCATGATGCGCCTGACGCACACAAAG AAAATTGA
- the LOC127344046 gene encoding uncharacterized protein, which translates to MDEGLFSVDKFTGGSQVYFLTHLHQDHTRGLGAAGGWRHGPLYCSPVTARLLPTRFPGVDASLLRPIASGDSASLTISSPTSGRIFSLHVTAIPALHCPGSLMYLIRGDLGCMLFTGDYRWELGCEEARYAKKALLQALAGDSVDVLYMDNTYCHPSLNFPPRRVVAEQIVNIIQAHPDHEVIIGVNNLGKEDLLLHISRALQTKIWVWPQRLLTVHLLGIDDNREIFTTDTSLTRMRAVPRYSLTIATLEALNTVCPTIGIMPSGIPWLWRSSEGKAKASGKSPAKSITCGVQGSGIGTIETDYDPLSPPKLFEKHSYALPYSDHACFAELEDLMQTLRPSAVVGIVRTPSCYANPRHHFSHFFGDEVCSDKAPVENSGHNGSLAPKRRPSGSRRRMIKISRATFYRSRVTRKRKDFCGARITEPEEPICVL; encoded by the exons ATGGACGAGGGGCTGTTCTCCGTGGACAAGTTCACCGGCGGCAGCCAGGTCTACTTCCTGACGCACCTCCACCAGGACCACACCCGCGGCCTCGGCGCGGCGGGCGGGTGGCGCCACGGCCCGCTCTACTGCTCCCCGGTCACGGCGCGCCTCCTCCCCACCCGCTTCCCGGGGGTCGACGCCTCCCTCCTCCGCCCCATCGCCTCCGGCGACTCCGCCTCCCTCACCATCTCCTCCCCCACCTCCGGCCGCATCTTCTCCCTCCACGTCACCGCCATCCCCGCCCTCCACTGCCCCG GTTCGCTCATGTACCTCATCCGCGGCGATCTCGGATGCATGCTTTTCACCGGCGATTACCGGTGGGAGTTGGGGTGCGAGGAGGCGCGGTACGCGAAGAAGGCGCTGCTCCAGGCGCTTGCCGGGGATAGCGTGGACGTGCTCTACATGGACAACACCTACTGCCACCCGTCGCTCAACTTCCCTCCGCGTCGCGTCGTCGCTGAGCAG ATAGTTAATATTATTCAGGCTCATCCTGATCATGAAGTTATTATTGGCGTTAACAATCTTGGAAAAGAAGACCTATTGCTTCATATATCCAGAGCCTTACAAACGAAG ATTTGGGTCTGGCCCCAGCGCCTACTGACAGTACACCTTCTAGGCATCGATGACAATCGAGAGATCTTCACCACTGACACCAGCTTGACCAGGATGCGTGCTGTTCCAAGATACAGTTTGACCATTGCGACCCTTGAAGCTTTGAACACGGTATGTCCAACCATAGGAATCATGCCTTCGGGCATCCCTTGGCTATGGAGAAGCAGTGAAGGAAAGGCCAAGGCCAGTGGCAAATCACCAGCAAAGTCCATCACATGCGGAGTGCAAGGGTCAGGCATAGGAACAATAGAAACGGATTATGATCCCTTGTCACCACCGAAGCTATTTGAGAAGCACTCTTATGCCCTGCCATACTCCGACCACGCCTGTTTCGCAGAGCTAGAGGATCTTATGCAGACGTTGCGTCCGTCAGCGGTCGTAGGAATCGTGCGCACGCCATCCTGTTACGCGAATCCTCGCCATCATTTCAGCCATTTTTTTGGGGATGAGGTGTGCTCTGACAAGGCACCCGTGGAGAACAGCGGACATAATGGAAGCTTGGCACCTAAGAGGAGACCAAGTGGTTCGAGGAGAAGGATGATCAAGATTTCCAGAGCAACGTTTTACAGAAGCAGAGTTACAAGGAAAAGGAAGGATTTCTGTGGTGCAAGGATTACAGAACCTGAAGAGCCAATCTGTGTGCTTTGA